One region of Planctomycetota bacterium genomic DNA includes:
- the pnp gene encoding polyribonucleotide nucleotidyltransferase: MMKQEVTLQLGRRQFTIQTGVMAKQADGAALVSYGDSVVLTTVVAGEARESQWDDAMVPLTVDYREKTSAAGKIPGGFFKREGRPTTEEILTMRLIDRPLRPLFPEGFQNEIQLMSMVLSAEGNFDPDILAINGASACLVLSGIPFNGPIGAVKVGKLNGTLTLNPEISEMKESTMDIVIAGTADAVLMVEGGAKEESEEALLEAIEFGHKAVKELVALQKQLKTDKKKMEVTPPEFDKALYEKMKKEIHDELKTKIQIKGKHERHDAVSEIKKKQIETYCASLPEADAQKQTKLIKAAFTKIEEEIVRELITSGKRMDGRSLTEIRPITCDLGILPRTHGSALFTRGETQALVVATLGTADDEQIIDGLADEYVKRFMLHYNFPPFSVGEVKPLRGPGRREIGHGHLAERAVEPMLPDFEKFPYTIRVVSDILESNGSSSMATVCGATLSLMDAGVPIKSPVAGIAMGLVKEGNDISILSDILGSEDKYGDMDFKVAGTANGITGFQMDIKVGGLSMDIMKKALAQAKEGRLHILGKMAQALAAPRTDISAYAPRVVRLMIKPDKIGAVIGGGGKTIRRIQEETGVKIEIEDTGEVIIYGKDAASLDAAKKQVEGIVEEAEIGKIYQGKVVSIKDFGAFVEILVGQEGLVHISELSNRYVGSVTDVVKMGDIIPVKCIGIDDQGKIKLSRKQAVDPASEPPVPEGMQQERPRPPRQNNRFSGDRRR, encoded by the coding sequence ATCATGAAACAGGAAGTGACACTGCAATTAGGCAGGCGCCAGTTCACCATCCAGACAGGTGTGATGGCAAAACAGGCAGACGGAGCGGCTCTCGTCTCCTACGGCGATTCGGTCGTCTTAACGACCGTGGTTGCCGGTGAAGCCAGAGAATCCCAGTGGGACGATGCTATGGTCCCCTTGACCGTGGACTACCGCGAAAAGACCTCCGCCGCCGGAAAGATTCCGGGCGGCTTCTTTAAGCGCGAAGGCAGGCCGACCACGGAGGAAATCTTAACCATGCGGTTGATTGACCGCCCCTTAAGGCCGCTTTTCCCGGAAGGATTCCAGAACGAAATACAGCTGATGTCCATGGTTCTTTCCGCAGAAGGCAATTTCGACCCGGATATCCTGGCAATCAACGGCGCCTCGGCGTGTCTGGTGCTTTCCGGCATTCCTTTTAACGGGCCTATCGGCGCGGTAAAAGTCGGCAAGCTCAACGGGACGCTCACCCTCAACCCGGAAATATCGGAAATGAAAGAAAGCACGATGGATATCGTCATCGCCGGCACGGCGGACGCGGTCCTCATGGTCGAAGGCGGCGCCAAGGAGGAATCCGAGGAAGCCTTGCTGGAAGCAATCGAGTTCGGCCATAAAGCCGTTAAGGAACTGGTCGCTCTCCAGAAACAGTTGAAGACCGATAAGAAGAAGATGGAAGTGACTCCGCCGGAATTCGATAAGGCGCTTTATGAAAAGATGAAGAAGGAAATCCATGACGAATTAAAAACCAAAATCCAGATAAAAGGCAAGCACGAGCGGCATGACGCCGTTTCCGAGATAAAAAAGAAGCAGATTGAAACTTATTGCGCGAGTCTTCCCGAAGCCGATGCCCAAAAGCAGACCAAGCTCATCAAGGCGGCATTCACCAAGATTGAAGAGGAAATAGTCCGCGAGCTGATTACCAGCGGCAAACGGATGGACGGCAGAAGCCTGACGGAAATACGCCCGATTACCTGCGATTTGGGGATACTGCCCCGGACGCACGGCTCGGCGCTCTTTACCCGCGGCGAGACGCAGGCATTGGTCGTGGCAACGCTCGGTACAGCCGATGACGAGCAGATTATAGACGGGCTGGCCGATGAATACGTCAAGCGTTTTATGCTCCACTATAATTTCCCGCCGTTTTCGGTGGGAGAGGTGAAACCTCTGCGCGGGCCCGGCAGGCGTGAAATAGGGCACGGCCACTTAGCCGAAAGGGCGGTGGAACCGATGCTGCCGGACTTTGAGAAATTCCCGTATACCATCCGGGTGGTTTCCGATATCCTGGAATCAAACGGCTCCTCATCCATGGCAACGGTTTGCGGCGCGACGCTTTCCCTGATGGACGCGGGTGTGCCGATTAAGTCCCCGGTTGCCGGAATCGCCATGGGACTCGTTAAGGAAGGGAACGATATCAGCATACTTTCCGATATTCTCGGAAGCGAAGATAAATACGGCGATATGGATTTCAAAGTCGCCGGCACCGCCAACGGGATTACCGGTTTCCAGATGGATATAAAGGTGGGCGGCCTTTCTATGGACATCATGAAGAAAGCACTGGCGCAGGCAAAAGAAGGCCGTCTCCATATTTTGGGAAAGATGGCGCAGGCGCTTGCCGCGCCCAGGACGGATATTTCTGCTTATGCACCGCGCGTTGTCCGCTTGATGATTAAGCCGGATAAAATCGGCGCGGTTATCGGCGGCGGCGGCAAGACCATCCGCAGAATCCAGGAAGAAACAGGCGTCAAGATTGAAATAGAAGATACCGGAGAGGTTATCATTTACGGTAAGGACGCCGCCTCTCTTGATGCCGCCAAGAAACAGGTGGAAGGTATCGTGGAAGAAGCCGAAATCGGCAAAATCTACCAGGGCAAAGTCGTTTCCATCAAGGACTTCGGTGCGTTTGTCGAGATACTGGTCGGCCAGGAAGGGTTGGTCCATATCTCCGAGCTTTCCAACCGCTATGTCGGGAGCGTCACCGATGTCGTCAAGATGGGCGATATTATCCCGGTCAAGTGCATCGGTATAGACGACCAGGGCAAGATTAAGCTCAGCCGCAAGCAAGCTGTTGACCCGGCGAGCGAGCCACCGGTTCCGGAAGGGATGCAGCAGGAAAGGCCCCGTCCTCCCAGGCAAAATAATCGGTTTAGTGGCGATAGGCGCAGGTAG